The Bombus pyrosoma isolate SC7728 linkage group LG3, ASM1482585v1, whole genome shotgun sequence genome has a segment encoding these proteins:
- the LOC122565714 gene encoding homeotic protein female sterile-like isoform X5, which yields MSERSEAKMQQVDTISQNNSTSAPGKTTTTPATPAKEPPPRDEPPVEPVNGVVQPPVVPPPNRPGRVTNQLQFLQKGVLKPVWKHQFAWPFQQPVDAKKLNLPDYHKIIKQPMDLGTIKKRLENTYYWSGKECIQDFNTMFTNCYVYNKPGEDVVVMAQALEKLFLTKVAQMPKEEVELEPPVPKGPKGKKAGRVGAPVGGVAGAAGGTGRGRPSSGAAAVTSSVPNSLTPSATSAGTTGVIPMPPLGTQAPASVPGSTNTTTIAPPSTMGVTPMATHNSLPQQVVPPTSGYHAQPAMDPQAASAVPPPPQVPTAPTVMPPSQPAKLKKGVKRKADTTTPTANSFEPLYKLDPKNAKIPTRRESGRQIKKPTRQAEDGLVPFHQANMPLIGAMAQQPQHTTGKSKEKLSEALKSCNEILKELFSKKHSGYAWPFYKPVDAELLGLHDYHDIIKKPMDLGTVKTKMDNREYKTAQEFASDVRLIFTNCYKYNPPDHDVVAMARKLQDVFEMRYAKIPDEPMGSMVGMKGSSSSASSSGSESSSESDDSDEERTQKLVALQQELKAMQEQMRKLVEESGKKKSKKKKPDKTKSRPMSNKSSSLVASHTGAMKELMKPSGGIPSVSDSVGASIASVAMGAGDLKMPGGMGGDLHHPAIAVGPNKTHATGSMSHHLPTAANAKPKGKGRGPGKAATANTANKRPKANSRSAGTKKKNASSQPPPITFDSEDEDNAKPMSYDEKRQLSLDINKLPGDKLGRVVHIIQSREPSLRDSNPDEIEIDFETLKPSTLRELESYVASCLRKKPHKKVSGKSKDEQMAEKKQELEKRLQDVTGQLGNVKKTAKKEDSSKSVDVVGTGGASGPSRLSASSSSSSDSDSSSSSLSSSSSDSSDSEAGNSSNRPPRKKTKKSTPSTGPPSTTTTVTSAPTLNHTGGLLMNSQPPTNSTGPITKPAVTQSSNVSSEQGGNSQQSVAVATVTTGQGMAVAGHASMPAQPPRSTAMVTTAPVKKPTPPPATTSNPPTPPPSVTPTNTNSIVASPVVPQPPQPPTSVSSFSNANTPVPTDGATLTQQSDLLQPYNTLAPVPTTQTSLEQTMSLKKKPHIPMIQTPHTTNNNTNLNLLPDVKTPVNMMPASMASNLNLGNITMANLNMNLSQGLATHMSMHNQLESMINTTSPLTNIQNSHNATMPQQHSNGFSNIKRENSPPNMLNNNGIPGLNMGMNMGGMGSIFDPMPIVSMPMQISQMPIKKEEKSISVSQSQMPQKSMDAGALFAEMSTGMPPMGNHSSSQLMPEKKMTPPDSKNPVSNFASAFKNKTVEQNVKNASSWSSLAQASSPQSAAGSSMKSAAQDSFQAFKKQAKEKQDRQRALLEQQEMRRQQKEQAERERLRQESERRREREEEDALDKVRKTVGDQQGNVMTATSRAEEVKAIVDTDSSSPSHSSNQDKAAAERERQRLREQERRRREAMAGQIDMNMQSDLMAAFEESL from the exons ATGTCGGAAAG AAGCGAAGCCAAGATGCAGCAGGTGGACACTATCTCGCAAAATAATTCG ACAAGTGCACCTGGTAAGACGACGACTACACCAGCAACTCCTGCAAAGGAGCCGCCACCACGTGATGAACCACCCGTGGAACCTGTGAATGGTGTAGTCCAACCACCTGTTGTGCCTCCACCTAATCGTCCAGGGCGTGTTACCAATCAGCTGCAATTTCTTCAGAAAGGTGTACTGAAGCCAGTATGGAAGCATCAATTTGCGTGGCCTTTCCAGCAACCAGTAGATGCGAAAAAGCTCAATCTGCCA gATTACCACAAAATTATAAAGCAGCCAATGGATTTGGGCACAATCAAAAAACGATTAGAGAATACGTATTATTGGAGCGGGAAAGAATGCATTCAAGACTTCAATACAATGTTCACCAATTGTTATGTTTACAACAAACCTGGAGAAGATGTTGTGGTTATGGCACAAGCtctcgaaaaattatttctcacaAAG GTTGCACAAATGCCAAAAGAGGAGGTGGAACTCGAACCCCCGGTTCCGAAAGGACCCAAGGGCAAAAAAGCTGGCAGAGTTGGAGCACCAGTAGGTGGTGTGGCAGGGGCTGCAGGAGGCACAGGTCGAGGTCGACCTTCCTCTGGTGCAGCTGCAGTTACTTCCAGTGTACCAAATAGCCTAACGCCTTCAGCTACATCAGCTGGGACAACAGGTGTAATTCCTATGCCTCCTCTTGGCACCCAAGCACCTGCATCTGTACCTGGGAGCACTAATACAACTACTATTGCTCCTCCATCAACCATGGGAGTTACTCCCATGGCTACACATAACTCTCTGCCTCAACAAGTGGTCCCTCCAACTAGCGGTTACCATGCACAACCAGCAATGGATCCACAAGCAGCTTCTGCTGTGCCTCCTCCTCCACAAGTTCCCACTGCACCTACGGTAATGCCTCCATCTCAACCAGCAAAACTTAAAAAGGGAGTGAAGAGAAAGGCTGATACCACGACTCCTACTGCAAATTCTTTTGAACCTCTATATAAACTGGATCCTAAAAATGCCAAAATACCCACAAGGCGAGAGTCTGGCCGGCAAATAAAGAAG CCAACGAGGCAAGCGGAAGACGGCTTAGTGCCATTCCACCAGGCCAACATGCCTCTGATCGGGGCAATGGCCCAACAG CCTCAGCATACTACCGGAAAGTCGAAAGAAAAGCTTTCAGAAGCTTTGAAATCTTGTAACGAgattttgaaagaattattctCGAAGAAACATTCG GGATATGCATGGCCATTTTACAAACCAGTTGATGCAGAACTCTTGGGCCTCCACGATTATCATGATATTATCAAGAAACCAATGGATCTTGGTACTGTAAAG ACAAAAATGGATAATCGTGAATATAAGACAGCACAAGAGTTCGCTAGTGATGTGAGACTCATATTCactaattgttataaatacaatCCTCCTGACCATGACGTTGTTGCAATGGCTAGGAAACTTCAAGATGTCTTTGAAATGAG GTATGCGAAAATTCCGGATGAACCAATGGGAAGTATGGTTGGCATGAAAGGTAGCAGTAGTAGTGCTAGCAGTTCCGGATCTGAAAGTTCTTCTGAGAGTGATGATTCAGATGAAGAACGTACTCAAAAATTAGTTGCTTTACAGCAAGag CTGAAAGCTATGCAAGAACAAATGAGGAAATTAGTGGAAGAAAGTGgtaagaagaaaagtaaaaaaaagaaaccggATAAGACAAAGTCAAGGCCAATGAGCAATAAAAGTAGTAGCCTAGTTGCCAGTCATACTGGTGCCATGAAAGAACTAATGAAACCAAGTGGTGGAATCCCAAGTGTCTCTGATAGTGTTGGTGCTAGTATAGCCAGTGTTGCAATGGGAGCGGGTGATTTAAAAATGCCTGGTGGTATGGGTGGTGATCTTCATCATCCTGCAATAGCGGTAGGACCTAATAAAACTCATGCAACAGGAAGCATGAGTCATCATCTGCCAACGGCGGCAAATGCTAAGCCaaagggaaaaggaagaggGCCTGGGAAAGCTGCAACAGCAAATACTGCGAATAAGAGGCCAAAAGCAAATAGCAGATCAGCTGGAACTAAGAAGAAAAACGCTAGTAGTCAACCGCCACCTATTACATTCGACTCAGAAGATGAAGATAATGCTAAGCCAATGTCTTATGACGAGAAAAGGCAACTTAGTttggatattaataaattacctG gaGATAAATTAGGACGTGTTGTGCATATAATACAATCTCGGGAGCCTTCATTAAGGGATTCCAATCCAGATGAAATTGAGATTGATTTTGAAACACTGAAACCATCCACACTGAGGGAATTAGAAAGCTATGTCGCTTCGTGTCTTAGAAAAAAGCCAC ATAAAAAAGTCAGTGGTAAATCTAAGGACGAACAAATGGCAGAGAAAAAACAGGAGCTAGAGAAAAGATTACAAGATGTTACAGGGCAATTAGGCAATGTTAAGAAAACAGCTAAAAAAG AGGACAGTAGTAAATCAGTCGATGTAGTTGGAACTGGAGGAGCCAGTGGGCCTTCGCGATTGTCAGCATCGAGCAGTAGTAGCAGTGATAGTGATTCCAGCAGTAGTTCTCTTTCTTCGAGCTCCAGTGATTCGAGCGACAGTGAAGCAG GAAACTCCTCCAATCGTCCTccaagaaagaaaacaaagaagagTACACCAAGTACAGGACCACCTTCGACAACGACTACGGTTACATCG GCACCTACATTGAATCATACCGGAGGTCTTTTAATGAACAGTCAACCTCCAACAAATTCTACGGGACCAATAACAAAGCCAGCTGTAACACAATCTAGCAACGTTTCTTCAGAACAAG gtGGCAATAGTCAACAGTCTGTGGCAGTAGCAACTGTTACAACTGGTCAAGGAATGGCTGTAGCAGGTCACGCATCCATGCCAGCGCAACCACCGCGATCCACGGCTATGGTTACGACTGCTCCTGTAAAAAAACCTACACCGCCACCAGCAACTACATCTAATCCACCAACTCCACCACCGAGTGTTACACCTACAAATACGAATTCTATAGTAGCTTCACCGGTTGTGCCTCAGCCACCACAGCCACCGACATCCGTCAGTTCCTTCTCAAACGCGAACACACCTGTACCCACAGACGGGGCAACTTTAACTCAACAGTCAGATCTTTTGCAACCATACAATACTTTAG CTCCTGTGCCTACTACGCAAACGTCGTTGGAACAAACGatgtcattaaaaaaaaagccGCACATACCAATGATTCAAACACCGCAtacaacaaataataatacaaatttaaatttactgcCTGATGTAAAAACGCCAGTGAATATGATGCCTGCAAGTATGGcatctaatttaaatttggGAAATATTACCATGGCAAATCTTAATATGAATTTGTCACAAGGATTGGCCACGCATATGTCAATGCACAATCAACTAGAGAGTATGATAAATACAACATCACCATTGACCAATATACAAAATTCCCATAATGCTACAATGCCGCAACAGCATTCCAATGGATTTTCCAATATTAAGCGTGAGAATTCTCCGCCCAATATGTTGAATAATAATGGTATACCTGGTCTTAATATGGGGATGAATATGGGTGGAATGGGTTCTATTTTTGATCCTATGCCCATCGTTTCTATGCCAATGCAAATATCTCAAATGCCAatcaagaaagaagaaaaatcgatatcAGTTTCTCAGTCACAAATGCCACAAAAATCTATGGATg CCGGAGCTCTTTTTGCAGAAATGAGTACAGGAATGCCACCAATGGGAAATCATTCGAGTTCGCAGCTCATGCCTGAGAAAAAGATGACACCACCTGATTCGAAAAATCCTGTGTCGAATTTTGCCTCAGCTTTTAAAAACAAG ACTGTAGaacaaaatgtgaaaaatgCTTCATCGTGGTCATCTTTAGCACAAGCATCGAGTCCCCAATCTGCGGCAGGAAGTAGTATGAAAAGTGCTG
- the LOC122565714 gene encoding bromodomain-containing protein 2-like isoform X2, protein MSERSEAKMQQVDTISQNNSLDVEERERLCNIPKTSAPGKTTTTPATPAKEPPPRDEPPVEPVNGVVQPPVVPPPNRPGRVTNQLQFLQKGVLKPVWKHQFAWPFQQPVDAKKLNLPDYHKIIKQPMDLGTIKKRLENTYYWSGKECIQDFNTMFTNCYVYNKPGEDVVVMAQALEKLFLTKVAQMPKEEVELEPPVPKGPKGKKAGRVGAPVGGVAGAAGGTGRGRPSSGAAAVTSSVPNSLTPSATSAGTTGVIPMPPLGTQAPASVPGSTNTTTIAPPSTMGVTPMATHNSLPQQVVPPTSGYHAQPAMDPQAASAVPPPPQVPTAPTVMPPSQPAKLKKGVKRKADTTTPTANSFEPLYKLDPKNAKIPTRRESGRQIKKPTRQAEDGLVPFHQANMPLIGAMAQQPQHTTGKSKEKLSEALKSCNEILKELFSKKHSGYAWPFYKPVDAELLGLHDYHDIIKKPMDLGTVKTKMDNREYKTAQEFASDVRLIFTNCYKYNPPDHDVVAMARKLQDVFEMRYAKIPDEPMGSMVGMKGSSSSASSSGSESSSESDDSDEERTQKLVALQQELKAMQEQMRKLVEESGKKKSKKKKPDKTKSRPMSNKSSSLVASHTGAMKELMKPSGGIPSVSDSVGASIASVAMGAGDLKMPGGMGGDLHHPAIAVGPNKTHATGSMSHHLPTAANAKPKGKGRGPGKAATANTANKRPKANSRSAGTKKKNASSQPPPITFDSEDEDNAKPMSYDEKRQLSLDINKLPGDKLGRVVHIIQSREPSLRDSNPDEIEIDFETLKPSTLRELESYVASCLRKKPHKKVSGKSKDEQMAEKKQELEKRLQDVTGQLGNVKKTAKKEDSSKSVDVVGTGGASGPSRLSASSSSSSDSDSSSSSLSSSSSDSSDSEAGNSSNRPPRKKTKKSTPSTGPPSTTTTVTSAPTLNHTGGLLMNSQPPTNSTGPITKPAVTQSSNVSSEQGGNSQQSVAVATVTTGQGMAVAGHASMPAQPPRSTAMVTTAPVKKPTPPPATTSNPPTPPPSVTPTNTNSIVASPVVPQPPQPPTSVSSFSNANTPVPTDGATLTQQSDLLQPYNTLAPVPTTQTSLEQTMSLKKKPHIPMIQTPHTTNNNTNLNLLPDVKTPVNMMPASMASNLNLGNITMANLNMNLSQGLATHMSMHNQLESMINTTSPLTNIQNSHNATMPQQHSNGFSNIKRENSPPNMLNNNGIPGLNMGMNMGGMGSIFDPMPIVSMPMQISQMPIKKEEKSISVSQSQMPQKSMDAGALFAEMSTGMPPMGNHSSSQLMPEKKMTPPDSKNPVSNFASAFKNKTVEQNVKNASSWSSLAQASSPQSAAGSSMKSAAQDSFQAFKKQAKEKQDRQRALLEQQEMRRQQKEQAERERLRQESERRREREEEDALDKVRKTVGDQQGNVMTATSRAEEVKAIVDTDSSSPSHSSNQDKAAAERERQRLREQERRRREAMAGQIDMNMQSDLMAAFEESL, encoded by the exons ATGTCGGAAAG AAGCGAAGCCAAGATGCAGCAGGTGGACACTATCTCGCAAAATAATTCG TTAGATGTGGAGGAGCGAGAAAGGCTGTGTAATATACCGAAG ACAAGTGCACCTGGTAAGACGACGACTACACCAGCAACTCCTGCAAAGGAGCCGCCACCACGTGATGAACCACCCGTGGAACCTGTGAATGGTGTAGTCCAACCACCTGTTGTGCCTCCACCTAATCGTCCAGGGCGTGTTACCAATCAGCTGCAATTTCTTCAGAAAGGTGTACTGAAGCCAGTATGGAAGCATCAATTTGCGTGGCCTTTCCAGCAACCAGTAGATGCGAAAAAGCTCAATCTGCCA gATTACCACAAAATTATAAAGCAGCCAATGGATTTGGGCACAATCAAAAAACGATTAGAGAATACGTATTATTGGAGCGGGAAAGAATGCATTCAAGACTTCAATACAATGTTCACCAATTGTTATGTTTACAACAAACCTGGAGAAGATGTTGTGGTTATGGCACAAGCtctcgaaaaattatttctcacaAAG GTTGCACAAATGCCAAAAGAGGAGGTGGAACTCGAACCCCCGGTTCCGAAAGGACCCAAGGGCAAAAAAGCTGGCAGAGTTGGAGCACCAGTAGGTGGTGTGGCAGGGGCTGCAGGAGGCACAGGTCGAGGTCGACCTTCCTCTGGTGCAGCTGCAGTTACTTCCAGTGTACCAAATAGCCTAACGCCTTCAGCTACATCAGCTGGGACAACAGGTGTAATTCCTATGCCTCCTCTTGGCACCCAAGCACCTGCATCTGTACCTGGGAGCACTAATACAACTACTATTGCTCCTCCATCAACCATGGGAGTTACTCCCATGGCTACACATAACTCTCTGCCTCAACAAGTGGTCCCTCCAACTAGCGGTTACCATGCACAACCAGCAATGGATCCACAAGCAGCTTCTGCTGTGCCTCCTCCTCCACAAGTTCCCACTGCACCTACGGTAATGCCTCCATCTCAACCAGCAAAACTTAAAAAGGGAGTGAAGAGAAAGGCTGATACCACGACTCCTACTGCAAATTCTTTTGAACCTCTATATAAACTGGATCCTAAAAATGCCAAAATACCCACAAGGCGAGAGTCTGGCCGGCAAATAAAGAAG CCAACGAGGCAAGCGGAAGACGGCTTAGTGCCATTCCACCAGGCCAACATGCCTCTGATCGGGGCAATGGCCCAACAG CCTCAGCATACTACCGGAAAGTCGAAAGAAAAGCTTTCAGAAGCTTTGAAATCTTGTAACGAgattttgaaagaattattctCGAAGAAACATTCG GGATATGCATGGCCATTTTACAAACCAGTTGATGCAGAACTCTTGGGCCTCCACGATTATCATGATATTATCAAGAAACCAATGGATCTTGGTACTGTAAAG ACAAAAATGGATAATCGTGAATATAAGACAGCACAAGAGTTCGCTAGTGATGTGAGACTCATATTCactaattgttataaatacaatCCTCCTGACCATGACGTTGTTGCAATGGCTAGGAAACTTCAAGATGTCTTTGAAATGAG GTATGCGAAAATTCCGGATGAACCAATGGGAAGTATGGTTGGCATGAAAGGTAGCAGTAGTAGTGCTAGCAGTTCCGGATCTGAAAGTTCTTCTGAGAGTGATGATTCAGATGAAGAACGTACTCAAAAATTAGTTGCTTTACAGCAAGag CTGAAAGCTATGCAAGAACAAATGAGGAAATTAGTGGAAGAAAGTGgtaagaagaaaagtaaaaaaaagaaaccggATAAGACAAAGTCAAGGCCAATGAGCAATAAAAGTAGTAGCCTAGTTGCCAGTCATACTGGTGCCATGAAAGAACTAATGAAACCAAGTGGTGGAATCCCAAGTGTCTCTGATAGTGTTGGTGCTAGTATAGCCAGTGTTGCAATGGGAGCGGGTGATTTAAAAATGCCTGGTGGTATGGGTGGTGATCTTCATCATCCTGCAATAGCGGTAGGACCTAATAAAACTCATGCAACAGGAAGCATGAGTCATCATCTGCCAACGGCGGCAAATGCTAAGCCaaagggaaaaggaagaggGCCTGGGAAAGCTGCAACAGCAAATACTGCGAATAAGAGGCCAAAAGCAAATAGCAGATCAGCTGGAACTAAGAAGAAAAACGCTAGTAGTCAACCGCCACCTATTACATTCGACTCAGAAGATGAAGATAATGCTAAGCCAATGTCTTATGACGAGAAAAGGCAACTTAGTttggatattaataaattacctG gaGATAAATTAGGACGTGTTGTGCATATAATACAATCTCGGGAGCCTTCATTAAGGGATTCCAATCCAGATGAAATTGAGATTGATTTTGAAACACTGAAACCATCCACACTGAGGGAATTAGAAAGCTATGTCGCTTCGTGTCTTAGAAAAAAGCCAC ATAAAAAAGTCAGTGGTAAATCTAAGGACGAACAAATGGCAGAGAAAAAACAGGAGCTAGAGAAAAGATTACAAGATGTTACAGGGCAATTAGGCAATGTTAAGAAAACAGCTAAAAAAG AGGACAGTAGTAAATCAGTCGATGTAGTTGGAACTGGAGGAGCCAGTGGGCCTTCGCGATTGTCAGCATCGAGCAGTAGTAGCAGTGATAGTGATTCCAGCAGTAGTTCTCTTTCTTCGAGCTCCAGTGATTCGAGCGACAGTGAAGCAG GAAACTCCTCCAATCGTCCTccaagaaagaaaacaaagaagagTACACCAAGTACAGGACCACCTTCGACAACGACTACGGTTACATCG GCACCTACATTGAATCATACCGGAGGTCTTTTAATGAACAGTCAACCTCCAACAAATTCTACGGGACCAATAACAAAGCCAGCTGTAACACAATCTAGCAACGTTTCTTCAGAACAAG gtGGCAATAGTCAACAGTCTGTGGCAGTAGCAACTGTTACAACTGGTCAAGGAATGGCTGTAGCAGGTCACGCATCCATGCCAGCGCAACCACCGCGATCCACGGCTATGGTTACGACTGCTCCTGTAAAAAAACCTACACCGCCACCAGCAACTACATCTAATCCACCAACTCCACCACCGAGTGTTACACCTACAAATACGAATTCTATAGTAGCTTCACCGGTTGTGCCTCAGCCACCACAGCCACCGACATCCGTCAGTTCCTTCTCAAACGCGAACACACCTGTACCCACAGACGGGGCAACTTTAACTCAACAGTCAGATCTTTTGCAACCATACAATACTTTAG CTCCTGTGCCTACTACGCAAACGTCGTTGGAACAAACGatgtcattaaaaaaaaagccGCACATACCAATGATTCAAACACCGCAtacaacaaataataatacaaatttaaatttactgcCTGATGTAAAAACGCCAGTGAATATGATGCCTGCAAGTATGGcatctaatttaaatttggGAAATATTACCATGGCAAATCTTAATATGAATTTGTCACAAGGATTGGCCACGCATATGTCAATGCACAATCAACTAGAGAGTATGATAAATACAACATCACCATTGACCAATATACAAAATTCCCATAATGCTACAATGCCGCAACAGCATTCCAATGGATTTTCCAATATTAAGCGTGAGAATTCTCCGCCCAATATGTTGAATAATAATGGTATACCTGGTCTTAATATGGGGATGAATATGGGTGGAATGGGTTCTATTTTTGATCCTATGCCCATCGTTTCTATGCCAATGCAAATATCTCAAATGCCAatcaagaaagaagaaaaatcgatatcAGTTTCTCAGTCACAAATGCCACAAAAATCTATGGATg CCGGAGCTCTTTTTGCAGAAATGAGTACAGGAATGCCACCAATGGGAAATCATTCGAGTTCGCAGCTCATGCCTGAGAAAAAGATGACACCACCTGATTCGAAAAATCCTGTGTCGAATTTTGCCTCAGCTTTTAAAAACAAG ACTGTAGaacaaaatgtgaaaaatgCTTCATCGTGGTCATCTTTAGCACAAGCATCGAGTCCCCAATCTGCGGCAGGAAGTAGTATGAAAAGTGCTG